A region of Marasmius oreades isolate 03SP1 chromosome 9, whole genome shotgun sequence DNA encodes the following proteins:
- a CDS encoding uncharacterized protein (MEROPS:MER0026494): MTEIGFSALQGTAPFTYGAGDIYSLNWSETLQTVFLGCQNTSIQWLDFRRPGSESGSSIVSGASTPLIGQRKVHKFFDSYPQYQRRPADLFANNGSGTPSEAGGDEPRLSIPANNSIESEHYGYVYCMALSEGGRGTVKLLTGSGDETVKVWECTKNGLKLLHTFSCSCGAILSVVVDGDTAYAGCQDGHVKVLDLETMTLVRTIIVQEGVDILSLSLIQSDLYTCSANGQVIRYSGSFDRTASWTAHDGILLSSAVSRNKVGDEESFAFLTGGNDYNIKVWNIRPPPPRFSISGKEERENVGGPLCRDTISYALSNFVSIPSESGTPSHREDCRQAAIWLKKCLTQLGASSVLLPTEEGGNPLVLGTFTGQSAGRRPRLLFYGHYDVVAAPMEGWTSDPYRLDGRNGYLYGRGATDNKGPILAVAFAVSELLSLRALGADVVFLIEGEEESGSIGFEEAVRKYKDEIGHIDEILVSNSTWLSEDQPCITYGLRGVIHCSVQISNALSDLHSGVDGGGVVEPMLDTINLIATLTDSKRRVKIPGFYDHVLHANQEEKDLYEKLSDITEKSASSIFSRWREPSLTVHSMEISGPKNPTVIPGTVKCQLSVRIVPDQNLETITQTLTSYLRNSFKALNSPNQLEVIIERTADWWLGNLDDPWSKDLESAIQEEWGVEPLRIREGGSIPSIPFLEKAFGCHAIHLPMGQSQDRAHLPNERISLTNLQRGKEVVMKFLTKVAKRSSRSAVA, from the exons ATGACAGAGATTGGCTTTTCAGCTCTTCAG GGGACAGCACCGTTCACGTATG GTGCAGGAGATATATACTCTCTGAACTGGTCTGAAACTCTTCAGACCGTTTTCCTCGGTTGCCAAAATACTTCTATTCAATGGCTCGATTTTCGCCGACCTGGCTCTGAATCTGGTTCTAGCATCGTTTCTGGCGCATCGACCCCCCTCATCGGGCAGAGAAAAGTCCACAAATTCTTCGATAGTTATCCGCAGTATCAGCGTAGACCTGCCGACCTATTCGCAAATAACGGAAGTGGTACACCAAGCGAAGCCGGCGGTGACGAACCTCGATTGAGTATCCCGGCCAACAATAGCATCGAGTCAGAGCATTATGGCTATGTATATTGTATGGCTCTTTCGGAAGGTGGGAGGGGCACGGTGAAACTTCTAACAGGAAGCGGGGACGAGACCGTAAAG GTCTGGGAATGCACCAAAAATGGTCTCAAACTTCTTCATACGTTCTCCTGCTCTTGTGGCGCTATATTGTCCGTCGTTGTCGATGGCGACACAGCTTACGCAGGCTGCCAGGATGGTCATGTTAAAGTTTTGGACCTGGAGACCATGACCCTCGTTAGGACTATAATCGTCCAGGAGGGTGTCGATATTCTTTCCTTGTCCTTGATTCAATCGGATCTCTATACTTGCtctgcaaatggtcaagTAATC CGCTACTCCGGTTCATTTGACCGCACCGCATCATGGACTGCCCACGATGGAATCCTACTTTCATCCGCCGTTTCCCGGAATAAAGTCGGAGACGAAGAATCCTTCGCGTTCCTCACCGGCGGAAACGATTATAACATCAAAGTTTGGAACATtcgtccaccaccacctagATTTTCAATCtcaggaaaggaagaaagagaaaacgtGGGCGGACCGCTTTGTCGAG ATACCATCTCTTACGCACTCTCAAACTTTGTCTCTATACCCAGTGAGAGCGGAACTCCTTCGCATAGGGAAGACTGTCGACAAGCGGCCATATGGCTCAAAAAATGCCTGACACAACTCGGAGCGTCTTCGGTCTTG CTTCCGACTGAGGAAGGCGGAAATCCCCTGGTCCTGGGGACGTTTACTGGACAAAGTGCGGGCAGAAGACCACGTTTGTTATTTTACGGCCACTATGATGTCGTTGCGGCCCCCATGGAAGGATGGACATCGGATCCATACAGGTTAGATGGCCGAAACGGTTATCTCTATGGTCGTGGAGCGACGGACAACAAGGGACCGATTTTGGCCGTTGCCTTTGCTGTCTCTGAGCTCCTCTCTCTCCGTGCATTGGGTGCCGATGTCGTATTTCTGATCGAGGGTGAGGAAGAGTCGGGAAGTATTGGGTTTGAAGAAGCAGTGAGGAAGTATAAG GACGAGATTGGCCATATAGATGAGATCCTCGTCAG CAATTCCACCTGGTTATCAGAAGACCAGCCCTGTATAACCTACGGACTTCGTGGAGTGATACATTGCTCTGTACAG ATATCTAATGCTCTTTCAGACCTTCACTCTGGAGTCGATGGTGGAGGTGTCGTCGAGCCTATGCTCGATAC GATCAACCTCATAGCGACTTTGACCGATTCCAAACGGCGTGTCAAGATTCCAGGATTTT ATGACCACGTCCTACATGCTAAtcaagaagagaaggatttGTATGAGAAGTTATCCGACATCACTGAGAAATCTGCTTCTTCGATATTCTCTCGATGGCGCGAACCGTCCCTGACGGTTCATAGCATGGAAATATCCGGGCCAAAGA ATCCTACCGTTATTCCTGGAACTGTCAAATGTCAACTTTCAGTTCGAATTGTCCCTGACCAGAATCTGGAGACAATCACCCAAACCTTGACCAGTTACTTACGAAATTCATTCAAGGCACTGAATTCACCGAACCAGCTCGAGGTTATTATTGAACGTACTGCCGATTGGTGGCTTGGAAATCTGGATGATCCGTGGTCTAAGGATTTGGAAAGCGCCATTCAGGAAGAATGGGGTGTGGAACCACTGAGGATACGTGAGGGAGGT TCGATTCCCTCGATTCCGTTCCTGGAAAAAGCGTTTGGATGTCATGCAATTCATCTACCTATGGGACAAAGCCAG GATCGAGCCCATCTACCCAACGAAAGGATCTCCCTGACCAATCTTCAACGAGGGAAAGAGGTCGTCATGAAGTTCCTCACGAAGGTAGCCAAGCGAAGTTCGCGCTCAGCAGTGGCCTGA
- a CDS encoding uncharacterized protein (MEROPS:MER0026494), which translates to MQGHRLAELQLYSKDLENMDSPLSPHPSLSRNLHSSTYTPCLLHRLHDSGNSVLCLATNDEYIFSGSQNEDIMVWDKKTFQLKDTLRGHTKAVLALHYANDRDWLFSSSGDSTVHVWSGKTLQLLFTIDPYLETGAGDIYSLNWSETLQTVFLGCQNTSIQWLDFRRPGSESGSSIVSGASTPLIGQRKVHKFFDSYPQYQRRPADLFANNGSGTPSEAGGDEPRLSIPANNSIESEHYGYVYCMALSEGGRGTVKLLTGSGDETVKVWECTKNGLKLLHTFSCSCGAILSVVVDGDTAYAGCQDGHVKVLDLETMTLVRTIIVQEGVDILSLSLIQSDLYTCSANGQVIRYSGSFDRTASWTAHDGILLSSAVSRNKVGDEESFAFLTGGNDYNIKVWNIRPPPPRFSISGKEERENVGGPLCRDTISYALSNFVSIPSESGTPSHREDCRQAAIWLKKCLTQLGASSVLLPTEEGGNPLVLGTFTGQSAGRRPRLLFYGHYDVVAAPMEGWTSDPYRLDGRNGYLYGRGATDNKGPILAVAFAVSELLSLRALGADVVFLIEGEEESGSIGFEEAVRKYKDEIGHIDEILVSNSTWLSEDQPCITYGLRGVIHCSVQISNALSDLHSGVDGGGVVEPMLDTINLIATLTDSKRRVKIPGFYDHVLHANQEEKDLYEKLSDITEKSASSIFSRWREPSLTVHSMEISGPKNPTVIPGTVKCQLSVRIVPDQNLETITQTLTSYLRNSFKALNSPNQLEVIIERTADWWLGNLDDPWSKDLESAIQEEWGVEPLRIREGGSIPSIPFLEKAFGCHAIHLPMGQSQDRAHLPNERISLTNLQRGKEVVMKFLTKVAKRSSRSAVA; encoded by the exons ATGCAGGGCCACCGATTAGCGGAGTTACAGCTCTATTCCAAAGATTTAGAGAACATGGATTCTCCACTTTCTCCTCATC CCTCTCTTAGTCGTAATCTACACTCAAGCACCTACACACCGTGCCTATTGCACAGGCTCCACGATTCTGGAAATTCAGTCTTGTGCCTGGCGACAAACGACGAATACATCTTTTCAGGTAGTCAGAATGAGGACATAATG GTTTGGGACAAGAAAACGTTCCAGCTGAAGGACACGTTGCGCGGTCACACGAAAGCCGTTCTGGCGTTGCACTACGCGAATGACAGAGATTGGCTTTTCAGCTCTTCAG GGGACAGCACCGTTCACGTATGGTCGGGAAAGACATTGCAATTATTATTCACGATTGATCCATACCTCGAAACAGGTGCAGGAGATATATACTCTCTGAACTGGTCTGAAACTCTTCAGACCGTTTTCCTCGGTTGCCAAAATACTTCTATTCAATGGCTCGATTTTCGCCGACCTGGCTCTGAATCTGGTTCTAGCATCGTTTCTGGCGCATCGACCCCCCTCATCGGGCAGAGAAAAGTCCACAAATTCTTCGATAGTTATCCGCAGTATCAGCGTAGACCTGCCGACCTATTCGCAAATAACGGAAGTGGTACACCAAGCGAAGCCGGCGGTGACGAACCTCGATTGAGTATCCCGGCCAACAATAGCATCGAGTCAGAGCATTATGGCTATGTATATTGTATGGCTCTTTCGGAAGGTGGGAGGGGCACGGTGAAACTTCTAACAGGAAGCGGGGACGAGACCGTAAAG GTCTGGGAATGCACCAAAAATGGTCTCAAACTTCTTCATACGTTCTCCTGCTCTTGTGGCGCTATATTGTCCGTCGTTGTCGATGGCGACACAGCTTACGCAGGCTGCCAGGATGGTCATGTTAAAGTTTTGGACCTGGAGACCATGACCCTCGTTAGGACTATAATCGTCCAGGAGGGTGTCGATATTCTTTCCTTGTCCTTGATTCAATCGGATCTCTATACTTGCtctgcaaatggtcaagTAATC CGCTACTCCGGTTCATTTGACCGCACCGCATCATGGACTGCCCACGATGGAATCCTACTTTCATCCGCCGTTTCCCGGAATAAAGTCGGAGACGAAGAATCCTTCGCGTTCCTCACCGGCGGAAACGATTATAACATCAAAGTTTGGAACATtcgtccaccaccacctagATTTTCAATCtcaggaaaggaagaaagagaaaacgtGGGCGGACCGCTTTGTCGAG ATACCATCTCTTACGCACTCTCAAACTTTGTCTCTATACCCAGTGAGAGCGGAACTCCTTCGCATAGGGAAGACTGTCGACAAGCGGCCATATGGCTCAAAAAATGCCTGACACAACTCGGAGCGTCTTCGGTCTTG CTTCCGACTGAGGAAGGCGGAAATCCCCTGGTCCTGGGGACGTTTACTGGACAAAGTGCGGGCAGAAGACCACGTTTGTTATTTTACGGCCACTATGATGTCGTTGCGGCCCCCATGGAAGGATGGACATCGGATCCATACAGGTTAGATGGCCGAAACGGTTATCTCTATGGTCGTGGAGCGACGGACAACAAGGGACCGATTTTGGCCGTTGCCTTTGCTGTCTCTGAGCTCCTCTCTCTCCGTGCATTGGGTGCCGATGTCGTATTTCTGATCGAGGGTGAGGAAGAGTCGGGAAGTATTGGGTTTGAAGAAGCAGTGAGGAAGTATAAG GACGAGATTGGCCATATAGATGAGATCCTCGTCAG CAATTCCACCTGGTTATCAGAAGACCAGCCCTGTATAACCTACGGACTTCGTGGAGTGATACATTGCTCTGTACAG ATATCTAATGCTCTTTCAGACCTTCACTCTGGAGTCGATGGTGGAGGTGTCGTCGAGCCTATGCTCGATAC GATCAACCTCATAGCGACTTTGACCGATTCCAAACGGCGTGTCAAGATTCCAGGATTTT ATGACCACGTCCTACATGCTAAtcaagaagagaaggatttGTATGAGAAGTTATCCGACATCACTGAGAAATCTGCTTCTTCGATATTCTCTCGATGGCGCGAACCGTCCCTGACGGTTCATAGCATGGAAATATCCGGGCCAAAGA ATCCTACCGTTATTCCTGGAACTGTCAAATGTCAACTTTCAGTTCGAATTGTCCCTGACCAGAATCTGGAGACAATCACCCAAACCTTGACCAGTTACTTACGAAATTCATTCAAGGCACTGAATTCACCGAACCAGCTCGAGGTTATTATTGAACGTACTGCCGATTGGTGGCTTGGAAATCTGGATGATCCGTGGTCTAAGGATTTGGAAAGCGCCATTCAGGAAGAATGGGGTGTGGAACCACTGAGGATACGTGAGGGAGGT TCGATTCCCTCGATTCCGTTCCTGGAAAAAGCGTTTGGATGTCATGCAATTCATCTACCTATGGGACAAAGCCAG GATCGAGCCCATCTACCCAACGAAAGGATCTCCCTGACCAATCTTCAACGAGGGAAAGAGGTCGTCATGAAGTTCCTCACGAAGGTAGCCAAGCGAAGTTCGCGCTCAGCAGTGGCCTGA